One Chromobacterium paludis genomic window carries:
- a CDS encoding ABC transporter permease, whose amino-acid sequence MIDPKLIIERLPEFFGAHDGGPMLSSTDGLIMTLELLGLSLLFGLALAVPLAVARTAKHRVLSGAVWLFGYLFRGTPLLVQLFIIYYGLAQFDWVRDSWAWDYLQNAYVCAILAFTLNTAAYTTEIIAGQIRNTHWGEIEAARSVGMSQWLMLRRIVLPSALRRALPAYSNEVIMMLQSTAIAGLVTLADLTGVARRIYSESYMPFEPFFTAALIYLALTFALVWLMKRAERRYLAFLAPRKS is encoded by the coding sequence GTGATCGATCCGAAACTGATTATCGAACGCCTGCCGGAGTTTTTCGGCGCGCACGACGGCGGCCCCATGCTGTCATCCACCGACGGCCTGATCATGACGCTGGAGCTGCTCGGCTTGTCGCTGCTGTTCGGCCTGGCGCTGGCTGTGCCGCTGGCCGTGGCGCGCACCGCCAAGCATCGTGTGCTGTCCGGCGCCGTCTGGCTGTTCGGCTATCTCTTCCGCGGCACGCCGCTCTTGGTGCAGCTGTTCATCATCTACTACGGCCTGGCGCAGTTCGACTGGGTGCGCGACAGCTGGGCCTGGGACTACCTGCAAAATGCCTATGTCTGCGCCATTCTGGCCTTTACGCTGAACACTGCCGCCTACACCACGGAGATCATCGCGGGCCAGATCCGCAACACCCACTGGGGCGAAATCGAAGCCGCGCGCTCGGTCGGCATGAGCCAGTGGCTGATGCTGCGCCGCATCGTCTTGCCTTCGGCTCTGCGCCGCGCGCTGCCAGCCTACAGCAACGAAGTGATCATGATGCTGCAAAGCACCGCCATCGCGGGCCTGGTGACCCTGGCCGACCTGACCGGCGTGGCACGCCGCATCTACAGCGAGAGCTATATGCCATTCGAACCGTTCTTCACCGCAGCCCTGATCTACCTGGCGCTGACTTTCGCGCTGGTCTGGCTAATGAAGCGCGCGGAACGTCGCTACCTGGCCTTCCTGGCACCCAGAAAGTCTTAG
- a CDS encoding ATP-binding protein, with protein MNKLKGREWLLFGGIWLVCSLLVLIQWGESEYRRLQDSFEQAAHQAYAGVARRLDQNESVLSAINALLMSREQFDASALSVFTREMLPRYQQLYAIEFLQNVTTASRAAFLSSMEQRFGETFYIRDYDAGGRRNWLPAPVRPQSLVVSLIEPDLPAFSPVYGYDMLGDPYFSKDIKRAIASGQKVSSRPFDLYDGGGRAYLLMQPLFREAGRAAGQGPSRELAGVAALVVFCERLLQLPEDQTLPPGMDLALLPKGGKTSDAPLYQRQHRDADHDWWPLLTRLTLKLPLNSEAQPFVLGMAQDVRLNDLALLPLLLRELFLALLLGASGMVYTQRAVLRRERSLADEELFLQSERASVTLNAIHDGVVILRQDRRIEMANPMALQLVDMPSEEVLGQPCHEVFRLLGELAAEFAEDPISECLRTGQPVELPERMQLTTARGKVHLVEGGVAPLLSRDGVLIGVVCALRDMGPLRQRTAAALEASETRVKEHLEKLSHVARLHTMGEMASGIAHELNQPLTAISNYCQAAIQLLEGVEDAPPQVNSALKLAVAQAGRAGEIIKRLRALVSKRAIETRLIDVNQVVGNCMFLAEYDLKERGIEVVQLLSGYSIPVMADSIQLEQVVLNLLSNAMDALKDEPPLKRHVIVHTRREGKKGILEVRDTGRGITPDLLEVLFHPFFSTKPHGMGLGLSICQTIVEQYGGLISAENIPASGACFRIELPLALQAERQLS; from the coding sequence TATCGCCGCTTGCAGGATAGTTTCGAACAAGCCGCTCACCAGGCTTATGCCGGCGTGGCGCGCCGGCTGGACCAGAACGAATCGGTGCTGTCGGCGATCAACGCTCTCCTGATGTCTCGAGAGCAGTTCGATGCTTCCGCCCTGAGCGTTTTCACGCGCGAAATGCTGCCGCGTTACCAGCAGCTGTACGCCATCGAGTTTTTACAGAATGTCACCACGGCTTCTCGTGCGGCCTTTCTCAGCAGCATGGAGCAGCGTTTTGGCGAGACATTCTATATCCGCGATTACGATGCGGGAGGGCGGCGCAACTGGCTTCCCGCACCGGTCAGGCCACAGTCCTTGGTGGTCTCTCTCATCGAGCCGGATCTGCCGGCGTTCAGCCCGGTTTACGGCTATGACATGCTGGGCGATCCCTATTTTTCAAAGGACATCAAACGCGCGATTGCGAGTGGTCAGAAGGTGTCTTCGCGGCCGTTCGATTTGTATGATGGCGGCGGCCGCGCCTATCTTTTGATGCAGCCGCTGTTTCGCGAAGCCGGCCGCGCGGCAGGTCAGGGGCCAAGCCGGGAGCTGGCCGGGGTGGCTGCGCTGGTGGTGTTCTGCGAGCGGCTATTGCAGCTGCCGGAAGACCAGACTTTGCCGCCAGGAATGGACTTGGCCCTACTGCCTAAAGGGGGAAAAACCAGCGACGCGCCGTTGTATCAGCGGCAGCATCGGGATGCCGATCACGACTGGTGGCCGTTGTTGACCCGGTTGACCCTAAAACTCCCCTTGAACAGCGAGGCGCAGCCGTTTGTGCTGGGCATGGCGCAGGATGTTCGGCTCAATGACCTAGCGCTGCTGCCCTTGCTGCTGCGCGAGCTGTTTCTCGCGTTGCTGTTGGGAGCGTCGGGCATGGTTTATACCCAGCGCGCCGTCTTGCGTCGTGAGCGCAGTCTGGCGGATGAGGAGTTGTTCCTGCAAAGCGAGCGCGCCTCCGTGACGCTGAATGCCATTCACGATGGCGTGGTGATCCTGCGTCAGGATCGCCGGATTGAGATGGCCAACCCGATGGCTTTGCAGTTGGTGGATATGCCGTCGGAAGAAGTGTTGGGCCAACCCTGCCACGAGGTATTTCGCCTGCTGGGCGAGTTGGCCGCCGAGTTTGCCGAGGATCCCATCAGCGAGTGCTTACGCACCGGCCAACCCGTTGAATTGCCGGAGCGCATGCAACTAACCACTGCGCGTGGCAAGGTGCACTTGGTGGAGGGCGGGGTGGCGCCGTTGTTGTCGCGAGATGGCGTGCTGATCGGCGTGGTGTGCGCATTGCGCGACATGGGGCCTTTGCGCCAGCGCACGGCTGCCGCGTTGGAAGCCAGTGAGACCCGCGTCAAAGAGCACCTGGAAAAGCTGTCGCATGTGGCGCGCCTGCATACCATGGGCGAGATGGCTTCCGGCATAGCCCATGAGCTGAATCAGCCGTTGACAGCGATTTCCAATTACTGCCAAGCGGCCATCCAGCTGTTGGAGGGGGTGGAGGATGCGCCGCCGCAAGTCAATTCCGCCTTGAAGCTGGCGGTGGCACAGGCGGGGCGCGCCGGCGAGATCATCAAGCGGCTGCGGGCCCTGGTCAGCAAGCGTGCGATAGAAACCCGCTTGATCGACGTGAATCAGGTAGTGGGCAACTGCATGTTCCTGGCCGAATATGACCTCAAGGAGCGTGGAATCGAGGTGGTGCAGTTATTGTCCGGTTATTCCATTCCGGTCATGGCGGACAGCATCCAGCTGGAGCAGGTGGTGCTGAATTTATTGTCCAACGCGATGGATGCGCTGAAGGACGAGCCGCCATTGAAGCGCCACGTGATCGTGCATACCAGGCGTGAGGGCAAGAAGGGCATTCTGGAGGTGCGCGACACCGGGCGCGGCATCACGCCAGACTTGCTGGAGGTGTTGTTCCATCCCTTCTTTTCGACCAAGCCCCATGGCATGGGCCTGGGCTTGTCCATCTGCCAGACCATCGTTGAGCAGTACGGTGGGCTGATCTCGGCGGAAAACATCCCGGCCAGCGGCGCCTGCTTCCGCATCGAGCTGCCGCTGGCGCTGCAGGCGGAGCGCCAGCTCAGTTAG
- a CDS encoding GlxA family transcriptional regulator — protein MAVFLPTVIAIQIMGQTPHTSKPMRFGFLLLPHASMADFASASEVLTHANLLAEKKLYETLLLSLDGAPVQLSNGVKLAVDLPLSYAPKLDYLMILADEIGNEFALEELSKGIANANTDKMTMAGIGCGSYWLARAGLLAGQRATIHWREIARLTEEFPDVIVTSNLYESEGRCQSCAGGAATFDFMLDLVGKQHGHEFIAQLSELFSMERIRPGSERQRIPLATRIGGSQPKLTEAVSLMEANIEEPLSTDDIAYYVGVSRRQLERLFKQYLGTVPSKYYLELRLNRARQLLLQTSKSIVQIGLACGFSSGPHFSSTYRNHFNITPREERAQRTQTSNRSN, from the coding sequence ATGGCGGTCTTTTTACCAACCGTTATCGCCATCCAGATCATGGGTCAAACGCCCCACACCTCCAAACCAATGCGCTTCGGCTTCCTGCTGCTGCCCCACGCTTCGATGGCCGATTTCGCCAGCGCCTCCGAGGTTCTGACGCACGCCAATTTACTGGCCGAGAAAAAGCTTTACGAGACCTTGTTGCTGTCATTGGACGGCGCGCCCGTGCAGCTGTCCAACGGCGTCAAACTGGCCGTGGACCTGCCGCTGTCTTATGCGCCCAAGCTGGATTACCTGATGATCCTGGCCGATGAAATCGGCAACGAGTTCGCGCTGGAAGAGTTAAGCAAGGGCATCGCCAACGCCAATACCGACAAAATGACCATGGCCGGAATAGGCTGCGGCAGCTATTGGCTCGCCCGCGCCGGCTTGCTGGCGGGTCAGCGCGCCACCATACACTGGCGTGAAATCGCCAGATTGACGGAAGAATTTCCCGATGTGATCGTCACATCCAATCTCTATGAAAGCGAAGGCCGTTGCCAGAGCTGCGCCGGCGGCGCCGCCACTTTCGACTTCATGCTGGATCTGGTGGGCAAGCAGCACGGGCATGAATTCATCGCCCAGCTGTCCGAGCTATTCAGCATGGAGCGCATCCGCCCCGGCAGCGAACGCCAGCGCATTCCGCTGGCTACCCGCATCGGCGGCAGCCAGCCCAAGCTGACCGAGGCCGTCAGCCTGATGGAGGCCAATATCGAGGAGCCGTTGTCCACCGACGACATCGCCTACTACGTCGGCGTGTCGCGCCGCCAGCTGGAGCGGCTGTTCAAGCAATACCTGGGCACGGTGCCATCAAAGTACTACCTGGAACTACGCCTGAACCGCGCCCGCCAGTTGCTGCTGCAAACCAGCAAATCCATCGTGCAGATCGGCCTAGCCTGCGGCTTCTCCAGCGGCCCGCATTTTTCCAGCACCTACCGCAACCACTTCAACATCACCCCGCGCGAGGAGCGCGCCCAGCGCACGCAAACCAGCAACCGCTCTAACTGA
- a CDS encoding ABC transporter permease: protein MFLQGYLPSILEGTMLTLKLAGAALAVSVALGLIGALFKSTPSRMLTLLAECYSTVVRGIPDLVWMFLLFFGAQMALNDICGHFGWQAPDIDPFVAGVATLGFIFGAYMTETFRGAMMAVHKGQMEAGLAYGMSPLRVFFRIQLPQMVRYALPSFSNNWLVLVKSTALVSVIGLNDVMYRADAAKSATQQPFDVYIVVGALFLCITGVSNLLLHWTEKRYSMGTKESGL from the coding sequence ATGTTTTTGCAAGGTTATCTTCCCAGCATCCTAGAAGGCACGATGCTGACGCTGAAGCTCGCCGGCGCCGCGCTGGCCGTTTCCGTCGCGCTGGGCCTCATCGGCGCGCTGTTCAAGTCCACCCCCTCGCGCATGTTGACGCTGCTGGCGGAATGCTATTCCACCGTGGTGCGCGGCATCCCCGACCTGGTGTGGATGTTTCTGCTGTTTTTCGGCGCCCAGATGGCGCTCAACGATATTTGCGGCCATTTCGGCTGGCAGGCGCCCGACATCGACCCCTTCGTCGCCGGCGTGGCCACGCTGGGCTTCATTTTCGGCGCCTACATGACCGAGACCTTCCGCGGCGCCATGATGGCGGTGCACAAGGGCCAGATGGAGGCCGGCCTGGCCTACGGCATGTCGCCGCTGCGCGTGTTTTTCCGCATCCAGCTGCCGCAAATGGTGCGCTACGCCCTGCCCAGCTTCTCCAATAACTGGCTGGTGCTGGTCAAATCCACCGCCCTGGTGTCAGTGATCGGCCTCAATGACGTGATGTACCGCGCCGACGCCGCCAAATCGGCCACCCAGCAGCCTTTCGACGTCTACATCGTCGTCGGCGCGCTATTCCTGTGCATTACCGGCGTCTCCAACCTGCTACTGCACTGGACGGAAAAACGCTACTCGATGGGCACCAAGGAGAGCGGCCTGTGA
- a CDS encoding NAD-glutamate dehydrogenase, whose amino-acid sequence MSLTNKTELASLIADIQAVAESKLSSQETQQLAAFFPIYFEETEHADLRQFTSLDLFGAAMAHYEFAGKRSAGQVKCRIYNPDFERDGWQSTHTVIEVVNDDMPFLIDSISMLLSRYNINLHLLVHPVLAVARDKSGALAEVKRTEDRSLPLESFIHVQIDRISDAELLSKLEADLKRVLADIRLVVSDEPKMREVLAGINKDLAKLKGERAAEAKEAVAFLEWMAERNFLFMGYCDYDLVKRDGKDSLKIVKGSGLGILQDQGDKEYSSSFEQLPQELRELAHLPQLIILNKSQTRSIIHRPAYVDFVGIKRFNDKGEVIGERRFLGLYTASAYQASPKDVPILRQKVANVVKNCDFVDDSYKAKTLGFVLESYPRDELFEIPADVLGPIAEGIVSLQERPRVRLFVRADRYHRYVSSLVYVPRDSFNTEVRLKIEKVLMNAFHGSSAEFSVQIGDGTLARVHYIIRTNASKLPEFHVADIEAEIARLVRGWVEELHQQLVEAHGEERGNGLFNRYKDGFPVAYREEFAVRNAVLDIQHLEAIGAEQPLAMKLYRPFHRGGAAFNLKLFRESEPLGLSASLPILENMGVKVRDEHPYCVKRADGSQVWISDFGLDVGNFGEQMAQDQVQHDFQELLAQVFAKRCENDGFNRLALVAALDWREISLVRALAKYLRQGGLTFSQAYIEQCVANYPAITRSLVELFYARLDPVNFSEEKAELLLAAVRGMLDGVANLDEDRILNGFLAVILATRRTNFWQKGADGEFKSYISFKLESKEVPFLPQPRPLFEIWVYSPRVEGVHLRGSKVARGGLRWSDRMEDFRTEVLGLVKAQMVKNSVIVPMGSKGGFVGKQLPAPSDREAFLAEGIACYKIFISALLDVTDNLVTGQIIPPKDVRRLDPDDPYLVVAADKGTATFSDIANGISESYGFWLGDAFASGGSAGYDHKGMGITARGAWESVKRHFRHLGINTQEQDFTVIGIGDMAGDVFGNGMLLSEHICLKAAFNHLHIFLDPTPDAKKSFAERARLFNLPRSSWADYNRELISKGGGIFERSAKSIPLSPEVKAWLETDKDHMAPNELIHEILKAKIDLLYNGGIGTYIKASTQSHADARDRACDPVRVNGNQLQAKVVAEGGNLTCTQLGRVEFALAGGRIATDAIDNSAGVDCSDHEVNIKILLGAVMQAGDMTLKQRNELLAEMTEEVGHLVLRNNVLQTQVLAIKRLEAASMLSTHARMISHMEKTGELNREIEYLPSETQINERRLARQGLTVPEIAVLLAYSKISLDQAILATDLPDDRDFLPVLVNYFPKPLQQRFGKQMEQHQLKREIIANQLANQIINRMGTTFVFRLQEESPFSAADIARAWWIASRAFDAESLWGQIEALDNKVPADQQMQLMVLVRTLVERVTRWVLRNKRPFGSVNAVIEQYSAKVQGLLAQLPKLIPSAQYPAVAEQEARIAHAKLPQPLQQVLARLEYAVPLMDIIEIAEGGKLTLEQVAANYYRLGSALQLDWLRDAITSLPRDNRWQSLARSALRDDLYSVHRNLAKQALQAGGDKAEFAQLWLEQQRGAVEVCGQMFAELQSFSALDLAMLSAGMRELNNHLLA is encoded by the coding sequence ATGTCGCTTACCAACAAGACTGAACTGGCCAGCCTGATCGCAGATATCCAGGCCGTGGCCGAGAGCAAGCTTTCTTCCCAGGAGACCCAGCAACTCGCCGCCTTCTTCCCGATCTACTTCGAAGAGACCGAACACGCCGACCTGCGGCAGTTCACCTCGCTCGATCTGTTCGGCGCTGCCATGGCGCATTACGAGTTCGCCGGCAAGCGCTCTGCCGGCCAGGTCAAGTGCCGCATCTACAACCCCGATTTCGAACGCGATGGCTGGCAAAGCACCCACACGGTGATCGAAGTGGTGAACGACGACATGCCGTTCCTGATCGACTCGATCTCCATGCTGCTGTCGCGCTACAACATCAATCTGCATCTGCTGGTGCATCCGGTGCTGGCGGTGGCCCGCGACAAGAGCGGCGCGCTGGCGGAGGTGAAGCGCACCGAGGACCGCAGCCTGCCGCTGGAATCGTTCATCCACGTGCAGATCGACCGCATCAGCGACGCCGAGTTGCTGAGCAAGCTGGAGGCAGACCTGAAGCGCGTGCTGGCCGATATCCGCCTAGTGGTAAGCGACGAACCCAAGATGCGCGAAGTGCTGGCCGGCATCAACAAGGACCTGGCCAAGCTCAAGGGCGAGCGCGCCGCCGAGGCCAAGGAAGCCGTGGCCTTCCTGGAGTGGATGGCCGAGCGCAACTTCCTGTTCATGGGCTATTGCGACTATGACCTGGTCAAGCGCGACGGCAAGGACAGCCTGAAGATCGTCAAGGGTTCCGGCCTGGGCATCCTGCAGGACCAGGGCGACAAGGAATACTCCAGCAGCTTCGAACAGCTGCCGCAGGAGCTGCGCGAACTGGCCCACCTGCCGCAACTGATCATCCTGAACAAATCGCAAACCCGCTCCATCATCCATCGCCCGGCCTATGTCGACTTCGTCGGCATCAAGCGCTTCAACGACAAGGGCGAAGTGATAGGCGAGCGCCGCTTCCTCGGTCTCTACACCGCCAGCGCCTACCAGGCCTCGCCCAAGGACGTGCCCATCCTGCGCCAGAAAGTGGCCAACGTGGTCAAGAACTGCGACTTTGTCGACGACAGCTACAAGGCCAAGACCCTGGGCTTCGTGCTGGAAAGCTACCCGCGCGACGAGCTGTTCGAAATCCCGGCCGACGTGCTGGGGCCGATCGCCGAAGGTATCGTCAGCCTGCAGGAGCGCCCGCGCGTGCGTCTGTTCGTGCGCGCCGATCGCTACCACCGTTATGTCAGCAGCCTGGTGTACGTGCCGCGCGACAGCTTCAATACGGAAGTACGGCTGAAGATCGAAAAAGTGCTGATGAATGCCTTCCATGGCAGCAGCGCCGAGTTCAGCGTGCAGATCGGCGACGGCACCCTGGCCCGCGTGCATTACATCATCCGCACCAACGCTTCCAAGCTGCCCGAATTCCACGTGGCCGACATCGAGGCCGAAATCGCCCGCCTGGTGCGCGGCTGGGTAGAGGAGCTGCATCAGCAACTGGTGGAAGCGCACGGCGAAGAGCGCGGCAACGGCCTGTTCAACCGCTACAAGGACGGCTTCCCGGTGGCCTACCGCGAAGAGTTCGCGGTGCGCAACGCCGTGCTGGACATCCAGCATCTGGAAGCCATCGGCGCCGAGCAGCCGCTGGCCATGAAGCTGTACCGCCCCTTCCATCGCGGCGGCGCGGCGTTCAACCTCAAGCTGTTCCGCGAAAGCGAGCCGCTGGGCCTGTCCGCCAGCCTGCCGATTCTGGAAAACATGGGCGTCAAGGTGCGCGACGAGCACCCGTACTGCGTCAAGCGCGCGGACGGCAGCCAGGTATGGATCAGCGACTTCGGCCTCGATGTCGGCAATTTCGGCGAGCAGATGGCGCAGGACCAGGTGCAGCACGACTTCCAGGAGCTGCTGGCCCAAGTGTTCGCCAAGCGCTGCGAGAACGACGGCTTCAACCGCCTGGCGCTGGTGGCGGCCCTGGACTGGCGCGAAATCTCGCTGGTGCGCGCGCTGGCCAAGTATCTGCGCCAAGGCGGCCTGACCTTCAGCCAGGCCTATATCGAGCAGTGCGTGGCCAATTATCCGGCCATCACCCGCAGCCTGGTGGAGCTGTTCTACGCGCGTCTGGACCCGGTGAACTTCTCCGAGGAAAAGGCCGAGCTGCTGCTGGCCGCCGTGCGCGGCATGCTGGACGGCGTGGCCAACTTGGACGAGGACCGCATCCTGAACGGCTTCCTGGCCGTGATTCTGGCCACGCGCCGCACCAACTTCTGGCAGAAGGGCGCCGACGGCGAGTTCAAGTCCTACATCTCGTTCAAGCTGGAATCCAAGGAAGTCCCCTTCCTGCCGCAGCCGCGCCCGCTGTTTGAAATCTGGGTCTACAGCCCGCGCGTCGAAGGCGTGCACCTGCGCGGCTCCAAGGTGGCGCGCGGCGGCCTGCGCTGGTCTGACCGCATGGAAGACTTCCGCACCGAAGTGCTGGGCCTGGTGAAGGCGCAGATGGTGAAGAACTCGGTGATCGTGCCCATGGGTTCCAAGGGCGGCTTCGTCGGCAAGCAACTGCCGGCGCCTAGCGACCGCGAGGCCTTCCTGGCCGAGGGCATCGCCTGCTACAAGATCTTCATCTCCGCGCTACTGGACGTGACCGACAATCTGGTGACCGGCCAGATCATTCCGCCCAAGGACGTGCGCCGCCTGGATCCGGACGATCCGTACCTGGTGGTGGCGGCCGACAAGGGCACGGCGACGTTCTCCGACATCGCCAACGGCATTTCCGAGTCCTACGGCTTCTGGCTGGGCGACGCCTTCGCCTCCGGCGGCTCCGCCGGCTACGACCACAAGGGCATGGGCATCACCGCCCGCGGCGCCTGGGAGTCGGTGAAGCGTCATTTCCGCCATCTGGGCATCAACACCCAGGAGCAGGACTTCACGGTGATCGGCATCGGCGACATGGCCGGCGACGTGTTCGGCAACGGCATGCTGCTGTCCGAGCACATCTGCCTGAAGGCCGCGTTCAACCACCTGCACATCTTCCTGGACCCGACGCCGGACGCGAAGAAGAGCTTCGCCGAGCGCGCGCGCCTGTTCAATCTGCCGCGCTCCAGCTGGGCGGACTACAACCGCGAGCTGATCTCCAAGGGCGGCGGCATCTTCGAGCGCTCGGCCAAGTCCATCCCGCTGTCGCCGGAAGTGAAGGCGTGGCTGGAGACCGACAAGGACCACATGGCGCCCAACGAGCTGATCCATGAAATCCTGAAGGCCAAGATCGACCTGCTGTACAACGGCGGCATCGGCACCTACATCAAGGCCTCCACGCAGAGCCATGCCGACGCCCGCGACCGCGCTTGCGATCCGGTGCGCGTCAACGGCAACCAGCTGCAGGCCAAGGTGGTCGCCGAAGGCGGCAACCTGACTTGCACCCAGCTGGGCCGCGTGGAGTTCGCGCTGGCCGGCGGCCGCATCGCCACCGACGCCATCGACAACTCGGCCGGCGTGGATTGCTCTGACCACGAGGTCAACATCAAGATCCTGCTGGGCGCGGTGATGCAAGCCGGCGACATGACGCTGAAACAGCGCAATGAGCTGCTGGCCGAGATGACCGAGGAAGTGGGCCATCTGGTGCTGCGCAACAACGTGCTGCAGACCCAGGTGCTGGCGATCAAGCGTCTGGAAGCGGCCTCCATGCTGTCCACCCATGCGCGCATGATTTCGCACATGGAGAAGACCGGCGAGCTGAACCGCGAGATCGAGTACCTGCCGTCCGAAACCCAGATCAACGAGCGCCGCCTGGCTCGTCAAGGTCTGACCGTGCCGGAAATCGCGGTGCTCTTGGCCTACAGCAAGATTTCGCTGGACCAGGCCATCCTGGCCACCGATCTGCCGGATGACCGCGACTTCCTGCCGGTGCTGGTCAATTACTTCCCGAAACCGCTGCAGCAGCGCTTCGGCAAGCAGATGGAGCAGCATCAGCTGAAGCGCGAGATCATCGCCAACCAGCTGGCCAACCAGATCATCAACCGCATGGGCACCACGTTTGTGTTCCGCCTGCAGGAGGAGTCGCCGTTCTCCGCGGCCGACATCGCCCGCGCCTGGTGGATCGCCAGCCGCGCCTTCGACGCGGAAAGCCTGTGGGGCCAGATCGAGGCGCTGGACAACAAGGTGCCGGCCGACCAGCAGATGCAGCTGATGGTACTGGTGCGCACCCTGGTGGAGCGCGTTACCCGCTGGGTGCTGCGCAACAAGCGTCCGTTCGGCTCCGTCAACGCCGTGATCGAGCAGTACTCGGCCAAGGTGCAGGGCCTGCTGGCGCAGCTGCCCAAGCTGATTCCGTCTGCCCAGTATCCGGCCGTGGCCGAGCAGGAAGCGCGCATCGCCCACGCCAAGCTGCCGCAGCCGCTGCAACAGGTGCTGGCGCGTCTGGAGTACGCGGTGCCGCTGATGGACATCATCGAGATCGCCGAGGGCGGCAAGTTGACGCTGGAGCAGGTGGCGGCCAATTACTACCGCCTGGGCAGCGCGCTGCAGCTGGATTGGCTGCGCGACGCCATCACCAGCCTACCGCGCGACAATCGCTGGCAATCGCTGGCCCGTTCCGCGCTGCGCGACGATCTGTACAGCGTGCATCGCAATCTGGCCAAGCAGGCCTTGCAGGCGGGCGGCGACAAGGCTGAGTTCGCTCAGCTGTGGCTGGAGCAGCAGCGAGGCGCGGTGGAGGTGTGCGGCCAGATGTTCGCCGAGTTGCAGTCCTTCAGCGCGCTGGATCTGGCGATGCTGTCCGCCGGCATGCGCGAGCTGAACAACCACCTGCTGGCCTAA
- a CDS encoding ABC transporter substrate-binding protein: MKKTLIASASFALIASLSAQAETVRFGIDLNYPPFSKQGADGKPQGFDIDMANALCKEMKVTCQIVPQDWDGLIPALNANKFDAIISSMQITPERQKAVDFTNKYYNIASRLVAKTGTKVDAASFKGKKIGVLRASTQEKFAKDFWGKNGATIVPYAKSPESFLDLKSGRVDAVFVDGAVGEGEFLKTAQGKGYTFVGPNYSDVKYFGLGAGIAVKKGNKALLDRLNKAIEAVRKDGSYKKVEEKYFSFDVYGG, translated from the coding sequence ATGAAAAAAACCCTGATTGCAAGCGCCAGCTTCGCCCTGATTGCCTCCCTGTCCGCTCAGGCAGAGACCGTCCGTTTCGGCATCGATCTCAATTACCCCCCGTTCTCCAAGCAAGGCGCCGACGGCAAGCCGCAAGGCTTCGACATCGACATGGCCAACGCGCTGTGCAAGGAAATGAAAGTCACCTGCCAGATCGTGCCGCAGGACTGGGACGGTCTGATCCCGGCGCTGAACGCCAACAAGTTCGACGCCATCATCTCCTCGATGCAGATCACCCCGGAACGCCAGAAGGCGGTGGACTTCACCAACAAGTACTACAACATCGCCAGCCGCCTGGTGGCCAAGACCGGCACCAAGGTGGACGCCGCCAGCTTCAAGGGCAAGAAGATCGGCGTGCTGCGCGCCTCCACCCAGGAAAAGTTCGCCAAGGACTTCTGGGGCAAGAACGGCGCCACCATCGTCCCCTACGCCAAGTCGCCTGAATCCTTCCTGGACCTGAAGTCCGGCCGCGTGGACGCCGTATTCGTAGACGGCGCCGTGGGCGAAGGCGAATTCCTGAAAACCGCCCAGGGCAAGGGCTATACCTTCGTCGGCCCCAACTACTCCGACGTGAAGTACTTCGGCCTGGGCGCCGGCATCGCCGTGAAGAAGGGCAACAAGGCCCTGCTCGATCGCCTGAACAAGGCCATCGAGGCCGTGCGCAAGGACGGCAGCTACAAAAAGGTTGAAGAAAAGTACTTCAGCTTCGACGTCTACGGCGGCTAA